The proteins below are encoded in one region of Chaetodon trifascialis isolate fChaTrf1 chromosome 11, fChaTrf1.hap1, whole genome shotgun sequence:
- the LOC139338433 gene encoding gap junction delta-4 protein-like — MGAIDLLFITISHNVSFMGKTWWMLMLVLRLLVLLLAGFTLFSDEQERFICNTIQPGCSNVCFDVFAPVSVFRLWLFHLVLLCLPHVLFATYVMHKVWSYSYFGGFSYDRSQGGSPLTLENSSSSREPSFHKAPLHDLPRERALPRFYCAYFLVITLRIFLEVVFGAGQFFLFGLSIPKSFLCYEAPCTSGVECYISRRTEKTLMLNFMLGVASLSILLSLVDLASSMKAMVRWRRKREMFMEEMNKGEQSSMFTTTTMTEDCDVLLTRSLSGSSKIGLKDEKHGAAAAVPNGEPPHAKPNAGTTDDRRSDGKDAKVDMSQSPTPMSTPVPTHFVLHSHLRPPLSPRPDRGPPPNPRVPTHMGAKKPGQCAPAGANSGQQSDSSESQDKRAWV, encoded by the exons ATGGGAGCGATAGATCTACTCTTCATCACGATCAGTCACAACGTCTCCTTCATGg GTAAAACCTGGTGGATGCTGATGCTGGTTTTACGTCTGCTCGTCCTCCTGCTGGCCGGATTCACCCTCTTCAGTGACGAGCAGGAGAGATTTATCTGCAACACCATCCAGCCGGGCTGCTCTAACGTCTGCTTTGACGTATTTGCTCCCGTGTCCGTCTTCCGTCTCTGGCTCTTCCACCTCGTTCTGCTCTGTCTTCCTCACGTGCTGTTTGCAACGTACGTCATGCATAAAGTTTGGTCGTATTCCTATTTTGGAGGTTTCTCCTACGACAGGAGCCAAGGTGGTTCACCTTTGACCCTTGAGAACTCGAGCTCCTCGAGAGAGCCGTCTTTCCACAAAGCTCCGCTTCACGACCTCCCTCGTGAACGGGCATTGCCACGCTTCTACTGCGCTTACTTCCTGGTTATCACTCTACGGATCTTTCTCGAAGTGGTTTTCGGCGCAGgccagtttttcctctttggcTTGTCCATTCCTAAGAGCTTCCTCTGCTACGAGGCTCCCTGCACATCTGGGGTCGAATGCTACATCTCCAGGCGGACTGAGAAGACCTTGATGCTGAACTTCATGCTGGGTGTCGCCTCCTTGTCCATTCTGCTCAGTCTGGTTGACCTGGCGAGCTCCATGAAGGCGATggtgagatggaggaggaagagggagatgtTCATGGAGGAGATGAACAAAGGAGAGCAAAGCAGTATGTTTACAACGACAACTATGACTGAAGACTGCGACGTTCTTCTAACCAGAAGCCTGAGTGGTAGCTCAAAGATCGGTCTCAAAGACGAGAAAcacggtgctgctgctgctgtgcctaACGGTGAACCTCCTCATGCAAAGCCGAATGCTGGGACCACTGACGACAGGAGGTCTGATGGCAAAGACGCTAAGGTGGACATGTCTCAGTCGCCCACTCCCATGAGCACTCCGGTCCCAACTCACTTCGTCCTCCACAGCCACCTGAGACCTCCGCTGTCCCCTCGTCCTGACAGGGGCCCACCACCAAACCCCAGGGTGCCAACACATATGGGGGCCAAAAAGCCGGGCCAGTGCGCTCCAGCTGGGGCAAACTCAGGCCAACAGTCCGACAGCAGTGAATCTCAAGACAAGAGGGCATGGGTGTAA
- the LOC139339492 gene encoding frizzled-8-like yields MERSIPGWCVLIALVLHGTGCMAAKELQCQEISVPLCKGIGYNYTYMPNQFNHDTQDEAGLEVHQFWPLVEIKCSPDLRFFLCSMYTPICLEDYKKPLPPCRSVCERAKAGCAPLMRQYGFPWPDRMRCDLLPEQGNQDTLCMDYNRSQTTTASPVVAKPTNRPLKPYNPRKKNSYGRGIPGKHKPATSQCEPGCFCRAPMVPVTSDGHPLHNRVKTGQILNCAMPCHNPYFTQEERTFTAFWIGLWSVLCFISTFATVATFLIDMERFKYPERPIIFLSACYMFVSVGYIVRLIAGHEEVACNRDNGAEHIHYETTGPALCTIVFLLIYFFGMASSIWWVILSLTWFLAAGMKWGNEAIASYAQYFHLAAWLIPSMKSIAVLALSSVDGDSVAGICYVGNQNLDNLRGFVLAPLVIYLFIGTMFLLAGFVSLFRIRSVIKQGGTKTDKLERLMIRIGVFTVLYTVPATVIVACYFYEQHNRQTWEITHNCTCLTDPNRQRPDYAVFMLKYFMCLLVGITSGAWIWSGKTLDSWRTFCTRCCWGSKASAGSMYSDVSTGLTWRSGTASSVSCPKQMPLSRV; encoded by the coding sequence ATGGAGAGGAGTATCCCGGGATGGTGCGTGCTGATTGCCCTCGTCCTGCACGGAACGGGTTGCATGGCGGCAAAGGAGCTCCAGTGCCAGGAGATATCTGTGCCTCTGTGCAAAGGAATCGGCTACAATTACACCTACATGCCCAATCAGTTCAACCACGACACGCAGGACGAAGCCGGCCTGGAGGTGCACCAGTTTTGGCCGCTGGTGGAGATAAAGTGCTCCCCGGACTTGCggttcttcctctgcagcatgtACACGCCGATCTGCCTGGAGGACTACAAGAAGCCTCTCCCGCCGTGTAGGAGCGTCTGTGAGCGGGCCAAAGCTGGCTGCGCGCCGCTCATGAGGCAGTACGGCTTCCCATGGCCAGACCGGATGAGGTGCGACCTGCTGCCCGAGCAAGGCAACCAGGACACCCTGTGCATGGACTACAACCGGAGCCAGACCACCACTGCTTCTCCCGTGGTGGCGAAGCCGACCAACCGGCCCCTGAAGCCGTACAACCCCAGGAAGAAGAACAGCTACGGTCGCGGCATCCCCGGGAAACACAAACCTGCGACGTCCCAGTGTGAGCCGGGATGCTTCTGCCGTGCGCCCATGGTGCCAGTGACCAGCGACGGGCACCCGCTGCACAACCGCGTCAAGACAGGACAGATCCTGAACTGCGCCATGCCGTGCCACAACCCCTACTTCACCCAGGAAGAGAGGACTTTCACCGCCTTCTGGATTGGCCTGTGGTCCGTCCTGTGTTTCATCTCCACTTTCGCAACTGTGGCGACTTTCTTAATCGACATGGAAAGGTTTAAGTACCCAGAGCGccccatcatcttcctctccgcCTGCTACATGTTCGTGTCCGTTGGATACATAGTCAGACTGATCGCCGGACACGAGGAAGTGGCCTGCAACAGGGACAACGGCGCTGAACACATCCACTACGAAACCACAGGTCCTGCGCTCTGCACCATCGTTTTCCTGCTCATTTACTTCTTCGGCATGGCCAGCTCGATCTGGTGGGTGATCCTGTCCCTCACTTGGTTTCTCGCCGCAGGTATGAAGTGGGGAAACGAGGCCATCGCCAGTTACGCACAGTACTTTCATTTGGCCGCCTGGCTCATCCCCAGCATGAAATCCATCGCAGTTTTGGCTTTGAGCTCAGTGGACGGGGACTCAGTGGCTGGGATTTGCTACGTGGGCAACCAGAATTTGGATAACCTGCGAGGTTTTGTGTTGGCACCGCTGGTTATCTACCTGTTCATCGGCACCATGTTTCTGCTGGCCGGGTTCGTCTCGCTGTTCAGGATCAGGAGCGTTATCAAGCAAGGTGGCACAAAGACTGATAAACTGGAGAGGCTGATGATCCGGATAGGGGTTTTCACAGTTTTGTACACCGTCCCGGCCACCGTCATTGTGGCGTGTTACTTTTACGAGCAGCACAACAGACAGACGTGGGAAATTACGCACAATTGTACGTGCTTGACGGACCCGAACAGGCAGAGGCCGGACTATGCTGTGTTCATGTTGAAATACTTTATGTGCCTCCTGGTGGGCATCACTTCAGGAGCCTGGATCTGGTCCGGGAAAACCTTGGACTCCTGGAGGACTTTTTGCACGCGATGCTGCTGGGGGAGTAAAGCCTCCGCGGGCTCCATGTACAGTGACGTGAGCACGGGACTGACCTGGAGGTCCGGGACGGCCAGCTCGGTCTCCTGCCCCAAACAGATGCCACTATCCCGGGTTTGA